DNA sequence from the archaeon BMS3Bbin15 genome:
GCAGGACACAGAAGTATCGGCTGACCTTGCTGGACGGGGTCACCGGCAGGGTTATCGCAGAGGAACTCCTCAACAAAAAGGACCCAGACACCATCAAAGAGTTTCTGGGCAGACACCTCGACCCAGACAGGGTCACATTTGTCGTAACCGACCTCTACCCCAGCTATCCAGAGGTATTCATGGAGTTCTTCGGCGAGAACTTGATACATCAGTTCTGCCTCATGCACCTGAACAAGCTTATAGTCCAGGACTTCCAAAAGAAGCCGAGCATAGAGGAGCTCCACACAATGTACCGTCTTTTGAACATCTTCTACAACAGAGACCAGGAGCTCGAGGTCCTGGGGACCTTGGCAGAGAAAGAAAAAGAGAAGACGCATGGTGATGAGGAGGAATACAAAGCATGGCTCACTAAAGCCAGAAGTATTTTCAGGGCTTTTGTATATGAACTAAAGCTCAAGCGCAGGCGGGATAAGAAAAACCTTGAGCAACGGCCGTACCTGAAGGCAGTGGAGATATTCAAGGGCTTGATGGATGAGATAGACTCATTTGACACGAAAGTCCGCAAACGCCTTAGAAAAATCGAGAAGAACTGGGATAGATTCACTGCATTCTACTTCGTGGAGGGTGCACCGGCAACAAATAATCCCATAGAGAACTATTACTCCACGAGTCTGAAAACCCATCGTAAGAGGCAGTTCAGGAGTGATGAGGGCATCGAGAACCAGATGAAGCTATCCCAGATGAAACAAGCAGGGATGCTGGAAGGGTGTAAAAGAACACTGCTGGAGGTGTTCTACAGATTCAGGCCTTTTCTGGCTCCAGGATGAAGCGTTACCATCTGGAGCACACCTTTCAAAAAATGAATCGTTTGCACTAGCGGTAGCTATCGCTGATCATGGGCATTTTTCAAATCATTCGGAAGATTATAGATGGGGGTGGAGGAAATAGCAGGTAAATTATGGGCTAAAGAACGAAATATAAAAATTCGTAGAACTGGACATGAGATGTAGGACGAAACGATGGGCAAAAACTTAGATATCACTGGATTAGCAGTCTGGTCTCCTGCTTGTCCTTTGATAGGTTCCCCAATTTTTTGGGTAACCTTTCTGTCATCCTTTGAATGCCCTCCCCGGCCATACAATATTCCTGCCAGTCTCTTTCTTTCCTTCGCTTCCTCCTCAAGGAAAGGCAGCATGTTCTCAGATATCATAGCCTTCTGCGACTGTGATAAATGCCTGCGATGAAGGTTCAATGAGACCACGAACTCAACAAGAGACCCTTCACCATCCCATTCTCTTAACTGTGGTTCTATTCCGGCCTTCGTGCAGGCAAGATACCTGTTTCTACCGTCAACTATTTCCCCTTTCCATGTCCAGATTGTTTCCCTGAGACCATGCTTTTTAATATCTTCCATAAGGTCCGTGAACTCTTCCTCAGACATCATTGGGAAGATATTCGTAATAGTGTGAAACTTCATTTTACCACCTCAACACCCTAGAAATGAAGGGAGTATATAAAGGGGATACTGTTTTACTTTCTGGTAGGTACCAGAAAGAAATGCTAAAAACAGCTTAATTTCAAAAACCTATTGTGATGATACCTTTTACTGTGAAGATAGGGTGTATATCCACCCCTTCAAAAAACAAATTTTTCTACAAAAACTCTAAAAAGGTGATAAAATGAAAACAAAAATCATCATCACTGGTGAAAAAGTTCATGAGGTGGGATATCGCCCTTTTCTCCTGGGCGTAGCCGAATCATTAGAGCTGGAAAGGTTCTTTACAGATAACACTTTTGAAGATGGTAAAGAGGCTGTCTATGTGCTACTGGACTGCTCTGAAGAAAAAATAAAAACTTTCAGGGAGATTGTCAGGTCTAAACTCCCTGAGAACGCTGTTGTCAATCAGATACTTGAAGAGGAGTATACAGGCACAGTGATTAAGACTGAGAACTACTACCGATACCTGTCAGCAATGCAACTTTCCAAGATAATAACATACGGCGGAAAGATGCTTCAAAAACAGGATGAAACTATTGCAGTTATCAAAGAAGAATCCAACAAAACCAGAGAGGAACTGAAGACAGTTATCCAGGAGGAATCCCAGGAGACAAGGGAAACCATAGTGGGAGAATCCAGAATGACAAGGGATACTCTGGTTGAACATCTGAAAAATGATATTGCTGAGATTAGGGCAGAAATAGCAGAGATTAAGGAAAAGATGGCGGGTTAGAATATTATCTTTTATCTTGTAATGAGGGGGAAGTTGTGTTTCCTTTATATAGAGTCTTTTTGTGTAATATTGTGTAATATTGTGTAATATTGTGTAATATTGTGTAGGGGTGATAAAAATGAATAAAAAAGCTCTCTTCACTGGAACAATTATCCTGCTTATGGCTTTCGCACTACTGCCAGCTGCAAACGCAGTTGTGCTTGACCCTATGGGGTGCCCAGCAGGGAATACATGCGTCATCGGTTAAGCGTTTTGAATAGGGAATATTTCACAACCACAGGCGTTTTGCCTAGTTACCGTGGCATTTGATTGGACTACAATGCAGTCCTAGAACTTATCGCCGCCTTGTAAGAACCCTCATGCAAACAGAATCCGTCTTCGGGACTGCAGAAAAGCCTTAACCGATGACCAATGAAACAGACTTGTACCTCCGTCCTGTTTTTTCATCAATATAAGGATAATCTTCACTTGTTTCTTCTTCGGTTCGAGGTATAAAAACCTTTTTAAAGTAATAATCTTGACTTTTTGTATAAAAAAGAAGAGTGTCGTGTATACATCCAAATTTATTACCGTCATTGTGACTATATGCTCTTCTCCATATAATTTCATTCCTAAAATTATCCTTCCCAAATATCTCGTCCATAATCACTTTAACATAATGCCCCACATGCCAGTCTATATGAACATAAATACTTCCCTGCTCGGAAAGCAATTCTCTCATCAAAATCAATCTTGGCACCATCATTTCAAGATAAGAAACTGTGCCATTTTTCCATGTGTCCGCATAGGCGAACTGCTCAATTACGGTTGGCTTCTGTTCAACAGTAGTACTGGGTAGGGTTATCTTCGTTCTGTAATCAGCCTTTGAATCAAAGGGTGGGTCGATGTAAATAAGGTCTATTTCTCCCCTCATGGAAGACATATCTGTGGTAGGGTCTCCAGCCAGAAGGGCTTGTATTGAAAAGAGACTATCGCCGTAAATCATGCGGTTGAACCTTTTTTTATCATCGAGTTCTTTTGTAATCTGGGCGAAGTATCCTCCTGTTGCCTTTGTGGGCAGTACCATCTCATTAGTCTGTAATGTAATTCTATTTCTTCTGGAAAGTCCATCTAGAATTCTCCTGGCCTCTTTTTTCCCTCTTTCTACGATTTTAGGTAGTTCTTCAATCAATGTTTTTGGCATGTGTTCCACCTCTTGATATTGACACTCTATCTTCTAGGAGCAAGAGTTCAACTGGGCGAATGTGTGCATACTTAGCCAGATACACCCTTGTTATACTCACCCTGATAGGGGACGGAGAGTAAAGCGGAGTGTTGTGGAGCAAAAGGCCTTAGCATATACGCCTTCCTTAATCTAATATCATAAAACTTTGCCCAGCTATATCACATATTTTTTCAAGATGGTGGTCACGAGATACAGTAGTACAGTCATTAGGACAATCCGCTGTAACTATAACATCACCAAATATTTTACACTCATCGTAGGTGGTTACCAATTCACTATGGTCTAAATGATTTTCTATTACTCTCCTAAGTTCTATATAATAACTTTCAGATTCACTTTCTAATTCATTTGAAATCGATTTTAGAATGTTCACAGATTTACAAATTAAATTAGATAATGAACATTGATCAATTCCTGAATTTTCAACGCATGGAATGT
Encoded proteins:
- a CDS encoding transposase IS66 family protein translates to MLDGVTGRVIAEELLNKKDPDTIKEFLGRHLDPDRVTFVVTDLYPSYPEVFMEFFGENLIHQFCLMHLNKLIVQDFQKKPSIEELHTMYRLLNIFYNRDQELEVLGTLAEKEKEKTHGDEEEYKAWLTKARSIFRAFVYELKLKRRRDKKNLEQRPYLKAVEIFKGLMDEIDSFDTKVRKRLRKIEKNWDRFTAFYFVEGAPATNNPIENYYSTSLKTHRKRQFRSDEGIENQMKLSQMKQAGMLEGCKRTLLEVFYRFRPFLAPG
- a CDS encoding acylphosphatase; the protein is MKTKIIITGEKVHEVGYRPFLLGVAESLELERFFTDNTFEDGKEAVYVLLDCSEEKIKTFREIVRSKLPENAVVNQILEEEYTGTVIKTENYYRYLSAMQLSKIITYGGKMLQKQDETIAVIKEESNKTREELKTVIQEESQETRETIVGESRMTRDTLVEHLKNDIAEIRAEIAEIKEKMAG
- a CDS encoding DNA methylase codes for the protein MPKTLIEELPKIVERGKKEARRILDGLSRRNRITLQTNEMVLPTKATGGYFAQITKELDDKKRFNRMIYGDSLFSIQALLAGDPTTDMSSMRGEIDLIYIDPPFDSKADYRTKITLPSTTVEQKPTVIEQFAYADTWKNGTVSYLEMMVPRLILMRELLSEQGSIYVHIDWHVGHYVKVIMDEIFGKDNFRNEIIWRRAYSHNDGNKFGCIHDTLLFYTKSQDYYFKKVFIPRTEEETSEDYPYIDEKTGRRYKSVSLVIG